The following proteins come from a genomic window of Cryptosporangium phraense:
- a CDS encoding cation:proton antiporter: MNAGILLVLLALGAIAISAFGRHLNAQPGLLILVAAAGASFIPGLPRLELDPELILGLVVPPLLYAATLEFSFFSFMRNIRSILGLGVVLVLLSAFLGRLTTEWLMPSLGAGVALLLASIVAPPDTVTVSAHGSEIGLTRRVTAILTGESLVNDAMALTLFSVALASVGGEETFVDNGVLLFFWSALVGIVIGFALGNLATAIRRRLDDPTLGTAVGLVLPFATYLAAEEAHASGVLAVVCAGFNVAIESEYGNRKRERLGFRTRMTEREVWPVLGALLEAFVFAYTGLQLRFIIDDLRDSGEPIERTVLTGVALLVVVILARFAWVAIVFGRRLLANQAIQKRLEDPLFRKRWDEGQARLKEAGRPPRDLPEALGWKEQVLLSWTGMRGIVTLGAAGGIPLLTEDGTPFPHRDTLQFLAYFVVFGTLLLQAPTLPLLARWLKIDTSEEDRAALEQLALAEKIAADAKDGKPHPVADPPGRQNRPNPRGRSSFRDRRARAVQKASAPDDGSPLNEYDRQRVSLSLAVIQRDVEDEAAQVVLTRIDRQQAAAESP, translated from the coding sequence GTGAACGCCGGGATCCTGCTGGTACTGCTCGCTCTGGGCGCGATCGCGATCTCCGCGTTCGGGCGCCACCTGAACGCCCAGCCCGGCCTGTTGATCCTGGTCGCGGCGGCCGGCGCGTCGTTCATCCCCGGCCTGCCCCGGCTGGAGCTCGACCCGGAGCTGATCCTCGGGCTCGTGGTCCCGCCGCTGCTCTACGCGGCCACGCTCGAGTTCTCGTTCTTCAGCTTCATGCGCAACATCCGGTCGATCCTCGGCCTCGGCGTCGTGCTGGTGCTGCTGTCGGCGTTCCTCGGACGGCTGACCACGGAGTGGCTGATGCCCTCGCTCGGCGCCGGGGTCGCGCTGCTGCTGGCCTCGATCGTCGCGCCGCCCGACACCGTGACGGTCAGCGCGCACGGCAGCGAGATCGGGCTGACCCGGCGGGTCACCGCGATCCTCACCGGCGAGAGCCTGGTCAACGACGCGATGGCGCTGACGCTGTTCAGCGTCGCGCTGGCCAGCGTCGGCGGCGAGGAGACGTTCGTCGACAACGGCGTGCTGCTGTTCTTCTGGTCGGCGTTGGTCGGGATCGTGATCGGGTTCGCGCTGGGCAATCTCGCGACCGCGATCCGGCGCCGGCTCGACGATCCGACGCTGGGTACCGCGGTCGGGCTGGTGCTGCCGTTCGCGACGTACCTCGCCGCCGAGGAAGCCCACGCGTCCGGGGTGCTCGCGGTGGTGTGCGCCGGGTTCAACGTCGCGATCGAGTCCGAGTACGGGAACCGGAAGCGGGAACGGCTGGGCTTCCGGACCCGGATGACCGAGCGCGAGGTCTGGCCGGTGCTCGGCGCGCTGCTGGAGGCGTTCGTCTTCGCCTACACCGGCCTGCAGCTGCGGTTCATCATCGACGACCTGCGCGACTCCGGTGAGCCGATCGAGCGGACCGTGCTCACCGGCGTCGCGCTGCTCGTCGTCGTGATCCTGGCCCGGTTCGCCTGGGTGGCCATCGTCTTCGGGCGACGTCTGCTGGCGAACCAGGCGATCCAGAAACGGCTGGAGGACCCGCTGTTCCGCAAGCGCTGGGACGAGGGTCAGGCCCGGTTGAAGGAGGCCGGCCGGCCGCCGCGGGACCTCCCCGAGGCGCTCGGCTGGAAGGAACAGGTGCTGCTGTCCTGGACCGGCATGCGCGGGATCGTGACGCTCGGCGCGGCCGGCGGGATCCCGCTGCTGACCGAGGACGGGACTCCGTTCCCGCACCGCGACACGCTGCAGTTCCTCGCCTATTTCGTGGTGTTCGGGACGCTGCTCCTGCAGGCGCCCACGCTGCCGCTGCTGGCCCGCTGGCTCAAGATCGACACGAGCGAGGAGGACCGGGCCGCGCTCGAGCAGCTCGCGCTGGCCGAGAAGATCGCCGCCGACGCCAAGGACGGCAAACCGCACCCGGTGGCCGATCCGCCCGGCCGCCAGAACCGCCCGAATCCGCGCGGCCGCTCGAGCTTCCGCGACCGCCGCGCCCGCGCCGTCCAGAAGGCGTCGGCCCCGGACGACGGCTCGCCGCTCAACGAGTACGACCGCCAGCGGGTCTCGCTCTCGCTGGCGGTCATCCAACGAGACGTCGAGGACGAGGCCGCCCAGGTGGTCCTCACCCGGATAGACCGCCAACAAGCCGCCGCCGAGTCTCCGTAG